One window from the genome of Desulfomicrobium macestii encodes:
- a CDS encoding IS3 family transposase: HHCSFERRSEAQSQIFRYIEGFYNRRRRHSSIGYQAPEEYERLFIKIAV, encoded by the coding sequence GCATCATTGTTCTTTCGAGAGGCGGTCTGAAGCTCAAAGCCAGATATTTCGATATATTGAAGGTTTTTATAATCGTCGGCGCAGGCATTCGTCGATTGGTTACCAAGCGCCTGAGGAATATGAACGGCTGTTCATCAAGATAGCTGTTTAG